AGTGCTAAAAGTCCCCGCCTTCGGCAATACCCAAACCGTTAGATGCCCAATATAACCCGCCGTAAATAAAAAAATGTTCAGGCATAAAGGGAAAAGCAGAAGTTTGAGACAGAATTTAGGAATAGCCTCTCTGCTCTCCTTTGTGGCTGGTATTGTTAATGTAGTTGGTTTTCTGGCCGTTCAGAAATTGACCACCAATGTAACGGGGCATTTTGCGCTTATGGTTGAAGAAGCTTTAAAGATTAATCTAAACCAGTCATTTTATTATTTTCTCTATATATTTTTCTTCTTTTTAGGCTCTTTCTCATCTAATCTCATCATTCAGATTACAGAGAAAGTAATGGATAAATCTATATTTATCATTCCGGTACTATCCGAAACCCTCATATTGACCAGTATCGCTTTTCTTCATGTTGACTATATCCTTGCAAATCCGAATCTGATAGCCTGCTCGATGCTGTTTGCCATGGGACTTCAGAATTCGTTAGTCACGACGATTTCAAGCTCTGCCGTGCGAACAACCCATTTAACGGGCTTATTTACGGACCTGGGAATA
This window of the Spirosoma aerolatum genome carries:
- a CDS encoding YoaK family protein, with amino-acid sequence MRQNLGIASLLSFVAGIVNVVGFLAVQKLTTNVTGHFALMVEEALKINLNQSFYYFLYIFFFFLGSFSSNLIIQITEKVMDKSIFIIPVLSETLILTSIAFLHVDYILANPNLIACSMLFAMGLQNSLVTTISSSAVRTTHLTGLFTDLGIEVSQLFFFKAKGQQAKLKAAIKLKLTIISAFFLGGILAGLLYSEFKMKTLLIGSFTLLVGLIIDYINVQIRLKKLKQKSMDHSRNFSQID